The nucleotide window GGGGGAAGACAAGGAGATGAGAAACTCAGAAACTCGAACGTAGCTGAAATCTTGAACAGAACAAGTTTCCCTAGAGGTCCATTGCTTGATTTGCCACGAAAGATCCCAGACCACCAGTATGTTAAGACTAAACTTTGAAACCGTCCAAACTTTTTCGTTTTtcagttaattaattaacctaCAACTAGTTAATTAATCTCCTTAATTaatcaaagatttttttttctttcactacGTATCACGAAAATAAGACAGAGATGAACATTATTATTGTTTCTTCTCAACTTTGAATTTTTCGTGAGAGATTGAAAGCCGCCAAACTTGTACTATATGCATTTCTTTATAATTAAGTAGTTGTTAGACATATAATAAAATAGTCATGGTTGGACTCATTACGTTAAATGGGTTGCTAAACCACATGAAGGGGCGGTTGCATGATCGTTTCTATTACCATTAAACAGTCCATTGTTTGGTTTCTTTCCTTCAACAAACAATTAGTTGACTTCATATATATAATCAAATTAAAAGCTGATATTATATAAACCCTAGAAAGCAAGCTGATGAATTACACAGTGATAAATTAAATATCTGAATAGGCCACTAATTATGCGTGTGTTCGATATTAATATTGCAGACGAGTAATCTTCTTGGGAGATTTGAATTACAGAATTTCCCTTCCAGAATCAACCACACGGTCATTAGTGGATAGCAGAGATTGGAATGCCTTACTGAAGAGCGATCaggtatttatatatataattattagtTTACTTAGTATGTGTGTGTATTTGTGTGTGTGAACCTAAATTTGACGTTAAGTTTTGAATGGGAATGAAGCTGAGTATGGAGCTCAATAATGGTCAAGTATTTGAAGGTTGGCTTGAAGGAAGTATCAAATTTGCCCCGACTTACAAATATTTTCCAGATTCTGATACATATTATGGATGTCCTCCTCCTGCAAGGAAAGGTGAAAAGAGGCGTGCTCCTGCATGGTAATTATTTTTTACTTCACTAGTTTTATACCTATCTCAAATTCATTGATTCATTTTGTGTCGTGTAACCTACCAAATTAACGTCTTAAAAATTGTGGTCATTTAGGTGTGATCGGATAATTTGGTATGGAAAAGGGTTGAAGCAACATGTATACGACCGAGGTGAATCAAAATTGTCTGACCACAGGCCAGTGAAGTCAATATTTACCGCCCAAGTTGAAGTTCTACCATCGCTTATGAGAGGATACCAAAGCTTTTTTCTTTCGGACAGGTTTGACAAAATTTCAAGCCAGTTTGACGTACCCTCCACCGACGATCGATTTCTATGTCATCGCAGATCATCAAGCTTCAAAGCTTGAGTATATACATCCAAAGCAAAAGTGGTTCGTTCTAAGAAGATTATATATTGGGGATGATTTCGGCACTCGACTTGCACTCTTTGTGCTTCAATTCGCTTCAACTTTCAACTATAATATTAAAGTGAAGCGTGAGAGTTAAACAATATTGGAAGGAGAAGTGCCAAAATCACCCTCATTATGTTTGGTCATTAGTTGCTTAGTTAATTCGACTGATGATGAATGTACAGTGGCGGAAGTTGATACGTGAAAGCTTGTCTGAGGCATCCTTTCCATCTTTTTCGATACATTATAAAAATGGAGCTCGGTTTGTTACTTTTGTCCGGTGAATaagtgtgtctatatatatatatatatatatatatatatacagatccgatctagagcggagctccgctttgaaattaacgtgtgaagttcgagttttgggtcacttttcggttgcatatccacatctcgaccgttcagtttttaggtactagtgtatagatcatctctgcaaattttcaaccaaattgatgatcgttaaggtatctaactcgcttaaaccaatggacggactgaatctgtcaacctgaaccatactagctttaaggcagttatcaatgccttaacgatcatcattttagctgaaaatttgcagagacgatctatacactagtacgtaaaaactgaacggtcgagatgtggatatgcgaccgaaaagtgacccaaaacttgaacttcacatgttaattttcaaagcggagctccgctctggataggatctgtatatatatatatatatatagatatatatatatagatcctatccagagcgaggcatcgctttgaaatttcagagcgaggatatatatatatatatatatctttgttTAATTATGATACAACTTAATCAACTAATTAAATTGCAGGGATATAAGATATGCTCCCAACTAGGGTGTTGTTTGCTAACTACCATCCAGCCATATGAATCTCATTGGCATATTATAATCAAACTTTCCAAATGATTAGTGCACTCCAAGAATCAAATTTCAATTAGCGATCATTTGTCGGGGACAAAAAAAGTAATTAAATCCCATTTAAGACTGAGACGTTTggattaataaataaaatggtTAACGCGCTAGTGGGAGCACCATTTTCTCTCAGTATCGCGCTATTGCTGAGTTGAAGAAGCTATATCCATCAATTAATATCCAACATTTCTTCGATACATCTGATActtacattatatatatatatatatataatgtgcgtgtgtgtgtgtgtatatatatatatatatatatatatagtagataCCAAAGATATGTTTAATAACTACAAGTTGTTCCTAAAAAACAGTTATCTGCATCTTTCGCTCAATACCAACTCCACCAGTACCATTTTTATGTGGAGCTTAAAAAACTGCAGTtcgaaaaataaaggaaaaggtAATATATATGAGCTCCTGCTCACCAGCCTCACTACAAACAATTCAACAAAAGttgcaaaaaaatatcaaatttttAGAATGTATGTCATATTATCATGAACGTACTTTGGACATTAATATATTTGACAATTTATACAAATCTAAAcgtgaaaacaaacaaaatatcCTAAATGTACACTGGACTTCAAAATTAAGGTTTCAAAATATCATGTTCCTTTCGGTAAAAGCACTAATTAAGACAAACAAATCTCAAGATATCAAACAATCTACGACACCTACTATACAGACACTTCAAATATAACATTTTGACCGGAAATGAAAACTAATCTTCCATGTTATGTGATAGTAGCAGAAACTGAAAACTTGTGAAGCTACAACAATAGTTATCAAATCGTTAGCCCTACATAAAAACATTCCTTTGCGAGTAGATTAATATGAATAACATAAACTCTATTGTAGtcatttctataaatataagtGTACTCTACGAATACATAGAGTTGTTTATTGTACAATAAGAAACCGAAAGAGTTCGTTGAAATTGTTCACTCTCATatttcccaatttttttttatctcgaGTAATAAAAGACAGGAAACATTGGGCTGCACTGCAATCCACTCTTTTCAAAATTGGACTAGACCTTTTCTCTTCCTCCTGGAAGACCTGGACCTATGGGCTTTAAATAGCAAATGGACTGTCACTACCAGAATGCTCGAAGCCCAAAGAGAGAGGGTTTTGCATTTAGCCTATAAAATCTCCCAAATTTCAAAAACTCgcgcaaaaaaataaaaataaaaaccgtgaccacttactcaatttcagcttcaaaattgcccacttacttcaCTATTTACTCAATTCAGTGTTAAATGATAATTTTAACcttcaattaatttaaaaattacaacgtcactctctctctctctctctttacagaccgatatctctctctccctctctctgttCGTATTATTCAACGATGGCTCTGAGATCCCCAGTGATGTCGTCTTCTCGGAGGTGGCTCCAAATCTGGAGGCATGGACGGCGACGACGGCTCTGGTGTCAGAAACAACATATTGAGGTTCTACATCGACAACTCTCCAGGCTTGAAGACCCGCCCACCATCGTCCTCATCATGAGCTGTCTGCTTTATCAGCTTTGTCACCGCCCTCCACGTGTTCGGCAAGCTCTAGCTCCATCGATCTATCGGCTCGTAACACGAATCATTCTAGATCCAGAGTTCTGAAGCTCTGGTGACACAGCAGCTCCTAGGAGACAGGAGATTCGAATGGAGAAACCGGAAACGTGGAAGGAGATGGTGAAAGAGTCCGCCGACAATTCGTTGCTCCTGGGCTTGTGGTTTTCGATCGGAATTTGAAATTGCCATTGTGGAAGTCGCGTGACGAAACTAGGGAATTCATAAGGGGGCGTGGAACGAGGCAAACATGATTGACGATCAGAGCAATAAAATACGACTGACCTATGATTTGATAACTCTCTCTTTGGCGGTGTatgtaactctctctctctctctctctctctctctctctctctctctctctctctctctctctctctctctctctctctctctcgctgaAGGAAGAAGAGGGGTAAGCAAATGTTGTATATGGGCTTTGATTGCGGTGGTTTGTTTCTCCAAAAAATTGGCCGATTTCAATATGGGATGTTGCTAGaagttattgttttgtttattatgatttggttgggcaataataagatcatTAGTGGATAATAAAATGATTATTGgaagataataataagattattggagggcaataaaatatttattgggcAATAATGAGATTATTACgcggcaataataagattattgagggcaataataatattatttatttggataaacctactaaaacattcaaaattaaaaacatcttcatttttcactaattattgatccctaatGAACTTGttagggggggggggcaataaatttatTAGGgatcatttttcactaattattgatccctaatGAACTTGTTAATGGtcactgcaataaattcagacgctgGAATCCAGTCACCAGTCCTGTATCCGGATTCCAGTGACCATTCGCCAGATTTCGGTCGCCGGTCGCCAGAGTCCGGTCAACTGAGTGCTCGGCCGGTCACCGGTCACTGGAGTTCGGCAAGGTCtctgatgacttctctctctaagtgacaaagaatgaGAGGACAAAaatgtctcaaaaataaatataaagaaataaaaaaaattaattgggaaTTTGGAaaatgatctcttagagtgtgtttggatgaggaaaaatatgatggaatttaattgaaagtgaggatttcataattcctacaacctaattccctcgtttggcattatcagactggaaattttaaatttctctgtggaaaaaaacgaaggaattcatcatttaaattcctcacttcaatttccaccaaaataggtgtcatttaagAATTCccttgcagtattcaattttcatttccaaaacaaggttttttttctattttatttttttatttgttttaaactttcttaatttattacacatttcaaatcctaaatggatacaaccaaacaacagaaattgcaattaatggaattttaaattgatggagttaaagattccatcatttataaattcctatggatttcataattttctcatccaaacgcaccgttagagtgtttgggtaaataAGCAAtatcttagagtgttttgataagtgggcaatttttatcttaaaattgtgtaaatggtcgttatcccaaaaaaaaaaaaggggactAAAATTTTGGAGAATTCCAGAGGCGCAGAGATGCAGAGAGAATCCGGTTCGGCTTTGCCGCTCCGAGCAAGACTCATCGACTTCCTCATCCAATCTGCTCAGGTCACTCTTCTTTTTACCTACATTTTCACTCTGAATTTACCGTGCAATTTCACTCTTCGTTTTAATTTTCCGGTGGCCTAATTATTTGCTATTTCCAATTTTCTCATCGGAATTCTCAATTTAGCGGCTCCAACTTTCTCCGACCGAGAAGTACACCGCCTTGTCACTCTTCGCTCGTAGATTCTACCCGCGTTTTATGTCCCAGTAAGTTGCATGAATTACTTTTGTACTTTTCTTGGGTAATTCTTAGAGAAGAATTCACTGTTGCTGTAAAACTGTAAATGTAAATTAGGTTGGAACAAGGCAATGACATGGGGAACTGGCTCTTGCAACCCTTGAGAGAGAGCAATTTGCAGCTATTTGCGCTTGTTTCGCTATGGATTTCCAACAAAGTAGGTTTCGATGCTCTTTCGTTTACTTTTTGATATAATGTATGTGCATTTATATATGGATGCTAATGCTTTGTAGATACACTCTTCTCCTGCATTGTCCGTGAAGATATTCAAGTCCTTGGGAGACAAATGTATCAGTGAACAACACTTCACCATTCGAGATTATTCTGAAGCGGTAAGCCAATTCCTATTCTCGAATTTGGGGAACCTTTTTACAATAGCTTCTTCAGTAACATATAGTTGTGTAAAGGTCCTTTAGAGGCTAACAGATGCTTTACATTTTTGTTTTTCGAATTTTGTAGGAGCTGGTCTTAATGCAGGTCAACTCGAAAGCTCTGGagttctttttcttctgttgtTTTCCTATTACACTGCTGAGAGTCTAAGATCAATTGAGTTTTCTTATTTAAGGTAGTGAATTTTGAGATTTGTGTGGAAAATGTTGCTTTCGTATACTTTGAAGAGCTTTTACTCCAATTCAAGtaagtttttattatttcattGTACTGTTAGTTTCTTCTTTCGTTtatttgtttcaaggaaatctTGTTTCATTTTGATGCATCCTTcctggttttttgtttttcgagTTCAGGGGAGTGTCCAAGGCTGGGGAACTAGTGAACTTTGAAGCAGGCATGGACATCATGGATCTACTTTATGAAAAGGAGGAGACAACGATGCTCTGTGCTAATCCTCGTTTTCTCGCTGCATCAGTCTTGGCACGTTAGataacattgaattttgataTCGTTAAATgctgtgccaaaaaaaaaaaaaaaaaactttgttaGCCGAAAACCAAATGCAGCTAGCTTTAATATCTGTTCTCGAGtgtgattttttatttgttgCTTTGCAGGTTGCTTCATATGTCATTACAGTTCCCAAACAGAAGTTGGAATTTCCAGTTCTTCCCTGGGGTAAGATCTCGTAtgccttttcttttgttatgtGCTTTAACCTGAATCAAATTGGTGCCTGACTGCTAGAACTGCTTAACATATTTAGAAGTTCTTAAGAATGTATTTTAGTTCCAAACTAAAGAAAATGATCTCTGTGAAATCAGCAAGAAAGATCTAATGTGTTGGAACAGGCTTTGTTGGTTGAATGATAGACAGAACAGTGAGTTGCCTCAGAAAGATCAGTTGTACTGATTCTTGGCTCGTATGATAGAGTAGAAAATCTTGGTAGGGACAACGAGAAATTTCCAGGTGACTGAGAATCTGAGATGCAATCTGATGATCGGAGTCAGCTTACTGGGGCCCCAACTCTAGTGAGAAAAATGCATGTAAAGATGCAAATTAACTTCTAGTCTTTGTGCACTGCCTAAGTGTCCCTCCACATTCTTGCAACCTTCCTTACCACAGCCTTGTTTGATCTTTGACCACCGGCCATAtctgatcatcaatttggtggTCCTTTCCTCATACGCAGCTCTAGCTGACTCTTTGGTCCACTGTACCATTCGTACAGCTACATAGAAATAGAATCCTTGCTGACAATATATTCTTTTAAAGGAAATTCCACATATAGGAGGCAGCACTGCCTATCCTTCTCATAGGTATTCTTTCGATTTCCCTACTAGACAGACTAAGAGGGCAGCAAATCCTTATGGACTCActccaactatttttttttcttttggtaataAGTTTGTTTTACTGATGCTCTTTCAACACTATAGATATCAATAAAACAGTTGGAAGATTAGcttaaaaagaagagaaaaaatattCCTTTCCTAAGCATGACATGGGTCTGTGATCTGCCGTGTCGTATCTCTTACAAGGAAAAAGTGGTTGAGCGTACGCCTCTACTTGAACAAAACTGATTTGATATGTAGGGACATTTTCTGGCTGTTTCTATTTGTACACCTCTACTTGCAGAATGTGATTTGATGGTGCATATTTCAGTTATGCCGATAACAAGGTAGCCACATTTGTGAATGCCATGAACTGGGAAGTGGACTGTAGAATTTTAACCTCATGATTAAGGTGGAGTGATGGTCTGGAGCCTCTCTGTACTGGCCCTTATCCAAAGACACAATGTCAGTTTGATCTAGATCATCATCCATGGCCAAATGCTTGGGGGTCCATTTCCACCCACCTTTTTCCCAAGTTTTGttagcttgctttcaaggaagATCGACGCTCTTCGTACACTATCACCTACCTTGCCTGTTTGTTAGGCCATTCATGAGTTCCTACTTGAATTTAATGATGCCTTACCCTTCTTGTTTGGTGGTTCTGTACTTTCCATCCTTTTTGTGTTCTTATGCCGCTACAGCATTTCAGTTTTTGGTACTTCCTTTACTCACACCCTATCAGTGTAAGTGTGCGTATGTGCCTTTCGAGTATGTGCTTGTTTAACTGTAAATACATTGGGCAAACGCTGAGATAGGTGTTTCAGTCAgtaataaataaaagaattttGCAAGATCTTCGCAAGCTGATTTTAGATCATCAATCTAAGTGATGAACATGGAATCGGGATTTGTCTTTCCTGGCTTATTCTGTGCTGAACTGATAGAGATTAGTATTCTTACTAATTGAAATACATTATCGTGTGTGCAGTTAAGTTTGTAACCGGATGCGAAGAAGAGGATATTGTAGAGATGGTCAGAGAAATTCTTAAGCACGTATTCCATCTTTCTTGCTGAAGTCTGAAGAGGGCAACTTGTCTGTGTTTGGTACAAGTGATGGATGGGACACAAAGGTTTTGTCTTCTTTCTTAACAATATGCAAAGCTGCTTTGGATGCAATTATTCGCTTACAACTTATAAAGATCGCATTCATATCTCTGGTAAATAAACTagctggaaaaaaaataaaattaaagaggGTGTTGGGTACCATTGATATTAACACACAAGAAAGTACTTTTAAGCTCTGTGATCTGTGGGTTCTACCAGACACACGGCCATTGATTTCAATCGGGAAGTTGCCTTACTTTTTGTTGCTTTAACTTTGTTTGGGTCCATATGAAAACCAGTGTTAGATGCCAAACTGATCACATTAGTGATCACTGTGGTGTTGTTTGTTGCCTTGTCCCCTTGTGGAATATTTCCTTTTTAACACCTTCCTTATAATCTCTCCCTTCTTAAAATTTACAGAACTGTCGGGTTTAGGGCTTTAGCGTTTACAAATTACAAGGTTGGTGAGTTCCATTGATTGTTGTTGGTTTGAAGAGGGGGCGTAATGGAGATGAATCCGAGGCGCTTTTGCATGGTTGTGGACTTGTGGTAGCGTCAAAAATTTCTTTTAATCAAGGCAGTGCAACAAAGCAGCTCATGACCTAGCTAAGTTCAATTTCATTTTGAACGAAAGTGATACTTTCTATTATGCAGAGTTTGGACGGAATGGCTTATGATCGGACATTGATTGTTGTAACATTTATATCAATTAATGAATTATtatattttcaatcaaaaaacAAAGGGTAAGGACCGTAAGGCTTTAAGCTGAGGATAGGTTGTATCTAGTTCTTAGTCGAAGTATATAAATAGTGATACTGAAGTGAGCAAGTGAACCACGTCAAGGCTGAAGTCCAACCAAATTTGCTTTGCCTCATCAATATAGGGGCCCGTACAAGTGCTGTTGTTGGAGGTCAAGTTTGGCGAGCTAGTCTTTTATATTCTCATATACAGTTTGGTCCAGACATGTTGAATACTTGAACATGTTTTTGACTATTGTTGGTATGGTTATGTATAATAAGCACACATACATTTGATTTGTTGGGATGACGCAGCTGTAAAGAAGACTACATGTCATGTCCAGTTTCCAAGCTAAGGAGTTGGACTCAGAGAGTAACTTACGAGGAAAACCCCTTGAATATTTCCACGTTTTCATTTGCTTTGTTTGCTTCTATATTGTACGGGGGGTTTACATTAGAAGGAGATCGGACTCAGTGAGTCTAATCTTAACCCTTTATATAACACGAAGGGCTGCGATTCAAGCTATTTTCAGGTTCCATTACGGTATTACCTGAATTATAGGATTATCTCTCGTGTGCTTAATGATCTGATTAGAGAAGTGTTTGTTAGAAGCTAACTAACAAGGAGGTCCTCAAGAAAGTCCGTGGCATCGCCGTCCCTAATAGGCTGTTTACTGGGCGCATTTGCTTTAATGGTGTCGGCTAATAATTCCAAGCAAAGCAAACCCCACATCCATTTAGTGCAAAACCGGACTTTATAACTAGTCTTATTCCCCACCCAACGACGAATATGATATACAAtatgggcaatgatatagggcctcaatgaggcctaaaatttgtggcctcaaatcttAGGTGTCACGCCATGTCagtaaatataaattttattttttaatttcacataatatatcttgccacatcatactattgcaacaccaactctACCCTTTTATATTTCATTTTAGATGTTAGGAGGTGAATTACTTAcaataatgaatttaattaagtgacgaaaaaaaaagataagctattaattatgtctacaaattctttgaccaatatttttcttaatttaattaaattctttcctataatttttctttccaaatagtattaatatattgaattaggtgtcaagaaataggcattaacttttctttccaaacattgattaatttcatccaaaaaactagcattaatttttttttgaaagtggATTTCATTAAATCAACTAACGAGTACACTCGTTGAGAATGGCATCCCTTATAAATTCGGGAGCAGTACCAAACCATGTTTGGCTAACATTTGTATTTAGAGCTAGACTAGCAAGTGAATGTGCTATTCTATTTGCCTCACGAGGCACAAAAACTACCTTGAAGTTTGCATGTTTCTGCACGAGGGTCTTCAAGTCTTCAATAACATGGCTGAACATGGAGAGGTCAGTTTCGATTTGATTAACAGCTGTTACTAGAATCGAACAATCAGTTTCAAATATGACTTGATTATAGCCCATTCCTTCTGCCATTATAATGCCCTCAGAAAGAGCTATAAGCTCGGCATGGAAAGGTGAGATAATATTCTGCAATGGCTTTGTTGTCGTAGCTCGATATTGTCCTCCATGTTCCCTAAAGATTATACCTGCGCCACCTCTTCTAGTTTGCGATACAAAGGCCCCATCTGTATTACATTTGATCCACCCCATCGGTGGTTCTTTCCAACCATGTCGCTGCAGCCTTGGTTGGGGAGGAGAGCTATTTGCTTTCTTAAAATCTTCCCACCACCCAAATGCCATTAATACGACATCACACGGATGTTGTTTCACTTCATTCCACACTTGTGTGTTCCTATTTTTCCATATGGCCCAGATGATCATCATAATCTTGCAGAATTGGTCCTTACTGACTCTATCAATTGACTCCAATAGCCAGTCTTTAATTTCCATTGTTCCCATTTGAGGTAGAGAGAGACCTGCTGCTGTCCATATTTCAGTTGCATACCCACATTGATTGAATAGGTGTGTATTTGTCTCTATACTCCCCGCACAGAAGGGGCACATAGAATCCCCTATATAGCCTTTTGTACTCAAGCATTGTCTATTGGGCAGGATATTTTCACAAGACTTCCATACTTGCAGTGCAACTTTGTTTGGCACTTTGGCATTCCAGATAGCAGTCCACAATTTCTTATAGCGGTCTGGTGGTGGAGGGGGAGCTAAAACCAAACCCAAAGCAATATCTCGTGCAACATAATATGCACTATTTGTAGTAAAGAAACCACGTTTATGAAAGTGCCAAACTAACCTGTCCTTGGGAGCTCGTCTGCTTAAAGGTATGTTTAAGATGAGGTCTCGATCGACTGGGGCAAAAAATTGTTCGATCTTTGCTATATCCCAGGTTCTAGTACCCGGGACAATTAACTCTGCCACTTTGCTTGGTGCATTTCTTGGTGGTGGTGAACAAGGATTTCTAGGATATACATCTGGCAACCAGTTATCTTCCCATATATTTGTATCCTCCCCATCGCCAATCTGCCATCTCAGACCTTTTTTGAGCACTTCTCTAGCCTCACAAATACTCCGCCACGGGAAAGACGGGTGATCTCCCAACTCTGCATGTAGAAAATCACAATGGGGAAAATAGATTGCTTTGTATAGCCTTGAAATCAGAGAGTCCGGTTTCCGGACAAGTCTCCATCCCTGTTTTGCCAACATTGCCATATTAAACCAAATTAGGTTCTTAAAACCCATCCCACCTTCTTTTTTGGGATGCACAATCTATCCCAAGATCGCCAATGGATTTTTTGTTTCTCCTCTGAGTCACCCCACCAGAAGCCTGCACAAATCTGGTGCAAATCTTCACACAGTCCAACAGGTAGCTTGTAGCAATTCATTACATAGTTGGGTACCGTTTGAGCCACTGCCTTGATCAAAATTTCTTTGCCTGCTCCACTAAGCAGTTTACTGCGCCAACTAACAACTTTGTTGGTTAGCTTCTCCTTGAGGTAGCTAAATGcagctgtttttgtttttcccaCGTATGTAGGGAGGCCCAGGTATCTCTCATGTTTGTCAACCCGCTGAACTCCCAACAAGGTTGCCAGTTTGACCTGTCTATCCATAGTCACAtgagaggtaagaaaaaattagcattaataaattaagaggtaagaaaaaatttcatgttagtagcagccattaattatcatctacaatctaaatatattggggaaaaaaaataaactcaaatataacatttaaaccctagctacataaagagaagaaatgaacaaaagaatatatatataattgtatgaatatgtatttttcacactatatatattttcaaaatttacaagaatccaacaaaggttgaattcatatacatgtgttaagCAAATCTATTGTGATAGAATGTATGTGCAAATCcattgactgaattacatgaaaattttctattcttgattggagaaaaaaattgttattgaaatctaagcatgagtataatgaaaagaaaaaatgcaaaaaaaaaaaaaaaactaaaatattttttagaaagccaaaataacatAGTCATTAGATTTTAGAAGGATAAAATTGTATTTTTCTCAAGAGTTACATAGCATAATTTGACAAATAGTtaatgtgtgtaggtgacatggcatgacacctaagattgaagccataaatcttaggcctcattgaggccataaatcattttcctatacgatatatacatatatattcttcCCTCTTCAATGTAGGTTACAATACATATCCACTATAAATATATATGGTCTTCATCAATTTTTGCTTGGATAATGTATGACTTTTATTCATCCCTTGCCGCTTTATGAGTGGTCTAGTTGCTCTGATTTGCGAAGTTCCGGTGAAAATggctgaaaaaaagaaaaactcctAGGCTCTTTTCCGGTCTTTCTGGCTTTGAAGCTGATTTCCATCCTACCTTCTTCTCAGGGCAGCTTCAAAGCCATGATACGTAACCACGTGTGCAACTCCATTAGTACAGAGCCTAAACCTTCgaatagaagaagagaaagtaaTATAGGCCATAAGATTTAGGGATTTCAAAACCGTATTTGAACATTTAGGACTATGACACTACAGTAATTTCCTCAATGTACTTCCTGGCAGAGAACAAATCCTTCATTTCGACCTATAACAGCAGAGGTCggttggaacttggaagtaGAAACATAATGCCTTTTTAGGTAAAGATTACACTCTTACTTTCTTAAAGATATTTATGTAAAGACAAACTTT belongs to Rosa chinensis cultivar Old Blush chromosome 4, RchiOBHm-V2, whole genome shotgun sequence and includes:
- the LOC112198441 gene encoding cyclin-J18, translating into MQRESGSALPLRARLIDFLIQSAQRLQLSPTEKYTALSLFARRFYPRFMSQLEQGNDMGNWLLQPLRESNLQLFALVSLWISNKIHSSPALSVKIFKSLGDKCISEQHFTIRDYSEAELVLMQVVNFEICVENVAFVYFEELLLQFKGVSKAGELVNFEAGMDIMDLLYEKEETTMLCANPRFLAASVLVASYVITVPKQKLEFPVLPWVKFVTGCEEEDIVEMVREILKHVFHLSC